The following proteins come from a genomic window of Oscillatoria sp. FACHB-1407:
- a CDS encoding DUF1772 domain-containing protein yields MVLVILALLLNSALLMGNEFAVAAFIHPSLSGKDHRSNLVVIQHFANLYGRVMPIWMGVTTALHIIVCVMAWFYSPLVFSWLLAAALIWIIVIPYSLFFPVPLNNQVKEWDLNNLPANWEVIRNRWDIYNWIRVMLLMTAFIALSIGFRLTVE; encoded by the coding sequence ATGGTTTTAGTGATTCTGGCTCTGCTTCTAAACTCTGCTTTGCTAATGGGTAATGAGTTTGCAGTCGCCGCTTTTATCCATCCATCGCTGTCTGGTAAAGATCATCGCTCAAATCTGGTAGTGATACAACACTTTGCCAATCTCTATGGTAGAGTGATGCCCATATGGATGGGAGTGACAACCGCATTACACATAATTGTGTGTGTTATGGCGTGGTTTTATTCTCCACTCGTGTTTTCCTGGCTACTTGCAGCAGCTCTCATCTGGATTATCGTCATTCCTTACAGTTTGTTCTTTCCAGTACCTCTCAACAATCAAGTTAAGGAATGGGATCTCAACAATTTACCTGCTAATTGGGAAGTTATTAGAAACCGATGGGACATCTATAACTGGATTAGAGTCATGTTGCTAATGACTGCATTTATTGCATTGTCAATTGGCTTTAGATTAACTGTGGAGTAA
- a CDS encoding MFS transporter: MKLQSPNSLLVKLTLLVCSSLTVMAGATIAPSLPAMQDHFAATPNAAYWVRLVLTVPALFIAIGAPFVGTMIDRAGRKPLLTLAVLLYGIAGSSGAILNAIGLILVGRVLLGLSVAGIMTTATALIADYYVGAVRAQFLGFQAAFMGLGGVVFLLLGGFLADISWRMPFLIYLLALLILPLVVFVLPEPNRSSEAQQTTHEPAPPFPWTITALTYAAALLSQVVFYLIPAQLPFYLRQLISANASQSGFAIALATLFSAASAIAYKQIKARLTFMGIYTIAFLSMAVGYVIISLATGYGMVLVGLAIAGAGLGLLMPNMNVCLTSVTPGAMRGRVLGGLTTAFFFGQFISPVLSQPMSGAIGLDLTYRLAGGLMFVMGAIALVLGQLWKQ; encoded by the coding sequence ATGAAACTTCAAAGCCCCAACTCCCTCCTCGTCAAACTCACCCTTCTGGTTTGCAGTAGCCTCACGGTGATGGCGGGCGCAACGATCGCTCCCTCCTTACCCGCCATGCAGGATCACTTCGCCGCAACGCCCAATGCCGCCTATTGGGTACGACTGGTGCTAACGGTTCCGGCTCTCTTTATTGCGATTGGTGCCCCTTTTGTCGGCACAATGATCGATCGTGCGGGTCGCAAACCGTTGTTGACTCTGGCGGTGTTACTCTACGGCATTGCAGGCAGTTCTGGAGCGATATTGAATGCGATCGGTTTGATTCTGGTGGGTCGAGTGTTGTTGGGCTTAAGTGTGGCAGGGATCATGACCACTGCCACAGCCCTGATCGCTGACTACTACGTTGGAGCCGTGCGTGCTCAGTTTTTAGGGTTTCAAGCGGCATTCATGGGGTTGGGTGGGGTCGTATTTCTCCTGCTGGGTGGTTTTCTGGCAGATATCAGTTGGCGGATGCCCTTTCTGATCTACCTGCTGGCGTTGCTGATTTTGCCGTTAGTGGTGTTTGTCCTGCCGGAGCCTAATCGCAGCAGTGAGGCTCAACAAACAACTCACGAACCTGCTCCCCCCTTTCCCTGGACAATCACCGCCCTGACATATGCGGCAGCCCTGTTGTCACAGGTCGTGTTTTACCTCATCCCGGCACAACTGCCGTTCTACCTCCGGCAACTGATCAGTGCCAACGCTTCTCAAAGTGGATTCGCGATCGCCCTTGCTACGTTGTTTAGTGCGGCAAGTGCGATCGCTTACAAGCAAATCAAAGCCCGTCTGACGTTTATGGGCATCTACACGATCGCTTTTCTATCGATGGCGGTAGGGTATGTCATCATCAGCCTTGCCACGGGCTATGGCATGGTTCTTGTCGGCTTAGCGATCGCCGGAGCGGGATTAGGGCTACTCATGCCCAACATGAATGTCTGTCTAACGTCTGTTACGCCTGGTGCTATGCGAGGTCGGGTATTGGGTGGCTTAACGACTGCATTTTTCTTTGGTCAATTTATTTCGCCCGTGCTCAGTCAACCGATGAGTGGAGCCATTGGGCTAGATCTGACCTACCGATTGGCTGGTGGGTTGATGTTTGTGATGGGGGCGATCGCGCTGGTATTAGGGCAATTGTGGAAGCAATAA
- a CDS encoding SDR family NAD(P)-dependent oxidoreductase has translation MKLTNLLKWTQLISQTPFNANRRRAMLLGGASLAGLATVATGRQADANTLNPPQPKSSADANGRFAGKVVLITGATSGIGESTARAVAMEGATVHFCGRREALGEQVAQSIRDAGGKATYQRADVRVEEDVKAFVETCLQQNGRIDIAFNNAGVFLDPAPLHELSLETYQDLMLTNAMGVFLAMKYEIPPMRQQGGGVIVNMSSVSGHVGFANFSPYNASKHAVMGLTKAAALENADHNIRINSISPLAVDTPMLRQSFQDQGLTYDQATPTMVTKRIMTGEEMARAVMFLSSDDATSVTGMDLDVTGGHLAR, from the coding sequence ATGAAGCTGACGAATCTGTTGAAGTGGACTCAACTGATTAGTCAAACCCCGTTTAATGCAAACCGTCGTCGAGCCATGTTGCTGGGTGGGGCAAGCTTAGCAGGACTTGCAACCGTCGCCACTGGGCGACAAGCCGATGCTAATACGCTCAATCCGCCACAACCCAAATCCAGTGCTGATGCAAACGGTCGCTTTGCAGGAAAAGTGGTGCTGATTACGGGAGCCACATCGGGAATTGGTGAGTCAACCGCACGAGCCGTTGCCATGGAAGGTGCAACTGTCCATTTCTGTGGTCGGCGTGAAGCACTGGGAGAACAAGTTGCCCAGAGCATTCGGGATGCGGGCGGAAAAGCAACCTATCAACGAGCCGATGTCCGCGTCGAAGAAGATGTGAAAGCTTTTGTTGAGACGTGCTTACAGCAAAATGGACGGATTGACATTGCCTTTAACAATGCGGGTGTGTTTTTAGATCCAGCCCCATTGCATGAACTTTCTTTAGAAACCTACCAAGACTTAATGCTGACAAATGCGATGGGTGTTTTTCTAGCCATGAAGTATGAAATTCCCCCCATGCGGCAACAGGGAGGTGGAGTCATTGTTAACATGTCGTCTGTATCAGGACATGTGGGATTTGCCAACTTCAGTCCTTACAATGCCAGCAAGCACGCGGTGATGGGATTGACTAAAGCAGCCGCACTTGAAAACGCGGATCACAACATTCGCATTAACTCGATCTCACCACTAGCAGTCGATACACCAATGCTGCGTCAGTCCTTTCAGGATCAGGGCTTGACCTATGATCAAGCGACTCCAACGATGGTGACGAAGCGCATTATGACGGGTGAAGAGATGGCACGAGCCGTCATGTTTCTATCATCTGACGATGCGACGTCGGTCACTGGAATGGATTTGGATGTGACGGGAGGGCACTTAGCGCGATAA
- a CDS encoding SMP-30/gluconolactonase/LRE family protein: MKGMTLFVAAIATGLWSSAMTFPQIALAQGLPPIFADDPVTLAADRRVAEFPVNTFLENVVIDSQGTLFITSHEEGKIIRITPGGTAELYATLPGKATGIAFASNGSLLVTGWDANNASIISRVSRSGNVEVLATLPDAIFLNGITRLRGDRYLIADSYKGVIWQFDVSDRTAEIWLEHPLLARSSSESPIPAVNGIKIFDGTLYVSNTEKMLLLKVPITSRGQAGSPEVFVEEVNIDDFAFDTDGNLYGATHIYNSVVQITPSGEVTTIAQAEQGVIGSTAIVFGRRRGDRTGIYVVTNGGMFLPPPTGVAPAQVVRLEVGQEGDR, encoded by the coding sequence ATGAAAGGAATGACGTTGTTTGTAGCCGCGATCGCCACTGGTCTGTGGAGTAGTGCGATGACCTTTCCTCAGATTGCGCTGGCTCAAGGCTTGCCCCCCATCTTTGCCGATGATCCGGTGACACTGGCTGCCGATCGCCGCGTAGCTGAATTTCCGGTGAATACTTTTCTAGAAAATGTTGTGATTGATTCACAAGGGACGCTATTCATCACCAGTCACGAAGAGGGCAAGATTATTCGCATTACACCGGGAGGCACCGCAGAACTCTACGCCACACTCCCTGGGAAAGCGACGGGAATCGCCTTTGCCTCAAATGGAAGTTTGCTGGTGACCGGATGGGATGCCAACAATGCGTCGATTATTTCACGAGTCTCCCGTAGTGGCAACGTCGAAGTGCTAGCCACTCTACCCGATGCTATCTTTTTGAATGGCATTACTCGGTTAAGGGGCGATCGCTATCTGATTGCCGACTCCTATAAAGGTGTGATTTGGCAGTTTGACGTGAGCGATCGCACGGCTGAGATCTGGTTAGAGCATCCGCTGCTGGCTCGTAGCAGTTCTGAAAGTCCGATTCCGGCTGTCAACGGCATCAAAATCTTTGACGGCACGCTCTATGTCTCTAACACGGAAAAAATGCTGCTGTTAAAGGTTCCCATCACCTCACGCGGACAGGCAGGTAGCCCAGAGGTATTCGTCGAGGAGGTCAATATTGATGACTTTGCCTTTGATACCGATGGCAACCTTTACGGCGCAACCCACATTTACAACAGTGTTGTGCAGATTACTCCATCTGGAGAGGTTACCACGATCGCTCAGGCAGAGCAGGGGGTGATTGGTAGTACCGCGATCGTCTTTGGACGCAGACGGGGCGATCGGACTGGGATTTACGTCGTGACGAATGGCGGCATGTTCTTGCCACCTCCCACTGGAGTAGCTCCCGCTCAGGTCGTCAGACTGGAAGTGGGACAGGAGGGCGATCGGTAG
- a CDS encoding glutathione S-transferase family protein, producing the protein MKLFYMPGACSLAPHIVLEWIGKPYEVGRIERGKTREPEFLAINPAGKVPALIEDDGDILTEAEAILLYLADKFPEVNLGASSTPKARYEMHKWMSYLTGDVHPAFYPYFLPQRYIEDKAQFHAIREAAYKQIDFHFQLLNDYMGDRTYMVEDRRTVLDPYLFVFCRWGNSLPKPFTDYPNLHRFMMQMAEDAAVQRVMQEQKISL; encoded by the coding sequence GTGAAATTGTTTTATATGCCCGGTGCTTGTTCTCTTGCTCCGCATATCGTGTTGGAGTGGATTGGGAAGCCTTATGAAGTGGGACGCATCGAGCGAGGTAAAACTCGTGAGCCTGAGTTTTTAGCAATCAACCCCGCTGGCAAAGTCCCTGCGCTGATTGAGGATGATGGAGATATTTTGACGGAAGCAGAAGCAATTCTACTTTACCTGGCTGACAAGTTTCCAGAGGTGAATCTGGGAGCCAGTTCCACTCCTAAAGCGCGATATGAAATGCACAAGTGGATGTCGTATCTCACAGGAGATGTGCATCCTGCCTTTTACCCCTACTTTTTGCCGCAACGCTACATTGAGGATAAAGCCCAGTTTCACGCGATTCGAGAAGCGGCTTACAAACAGATTGACTTTCACTTTCAACTACTTAATGACTACATGGGCGATCGCACTTACATGGTCGAAGATCGGCGGACAGTGCTCGACCCCTATCTGTTTGTGTTCTGTCGGTGGGGTAACTCGTTACCCAAGCCTTTCACCGATTATCCCAACCTGCATCGGTTTATGATGCAGATGGCAGAAGATGCTGCTGTGCAACGAGTCATGCAAGAGCAAAAAATTAGTCTTTAA
- a CDS encoding histidine kinase dimerization/phosphoacceptor domain -containing protein has translation MQPHTQATLKPRLEVAIDSSPLTVEPATSLWEALSIMSKAQASCALPGLELSLNWNLRNQARASSIWVVEDRQVLGVLTEADALRWIVSGQDLASIPVSEVMAQPAIALLSSEEQDVFTALALLREHHTQALPVVDAQNSFLGVISIAGIRSALQLDELLKSKPLTSVLLTPILQAPVTTPVLELARLMSDNQSDCVVITAATTEEPTLIGMVFAKDVIQLRILGQDLAHLTAQAIMGTPLLCFPPEQSVLAAYWEMQQQQVQRFVVSEDGKIPLGIVTPTSFLQTLDLNTMQSVEAEVQQSVEQFALTRTAPESAIAPAAVALSPSDSADLLEQLKCSRLLSTMALHIRESLNLDEILQTAVNEVRQFLQTDRVLIYQFNPDMSGTVVVESLAAGWHPALHSTIQDTCFGKNYAHAYKAGRTQVVEDIYAAGLTQCHIDILVLFDIRASLVVPILQGEHLWGLLCAYHCSAPRRWQSFEVDLLKQLAIHVAIAIQQSELYQQAQTELNERKRAEEQLKLSLKEKESLLKEIHHRVKNNLQIISSVLRLQSDYIKDEKILALFNESQHRIRSMALIHEKLYQSKDLSSIHMGDYIDDLTNSLLRSYGAMSHNILLQAEVDNVWLDIDKAIPCGLIINELISNALKHAFPNPTDSEHQNNIIRVDIHQTNAARFQLKISDNGIGLPKEIDFRNTESLGLELVCIFTEQLGGEIELNREQGTSFTITFP, from the coding sequence ATGCAACCACACACCCAAGCTACTCTCAAGCCCCGCCTGGAAGTGGCGATCGACTCGTCCCCATTGACTGTTGAACCTGCCACCTCATTGTGGGAAGCCTTATCAATCATGAGTAAGGCTCAAGCAAGCTGCGCTCTTCCCGGACTGGAATTATCTCTCAATTGGAATTTAAGAAACCAGGCGCGTGCCAGTTCCATTTGGGTGGTCGAAGACCGTCAGGTGCTGGGTGTTTTGACTGAAGCCGATGCACTCCGGTGGATTGTGTCTGGACAAGATTTAGCTTCCATCCCCGTCAGTGAGGTGATGGCACAACCCGCGATCGCCCTCCTGTCCTCAGAGGAGCAAGACGTGTTTACAGCCCTTGCCCTCTTGCGAGAACATCACACGCAAGCCTTGCCTGTCGTTGATGCTCAAAATTCCTTCTTAGGAGTGATATCCATTGCAGGCATCCGCAGTGCCCTGCAATTGGACGAGTTGCTGAAATCGAAACCATTGACCAGCGTCCTCCTAACTCCAATTCTGCAAGCCCCTGTCACAACCCCTGTTTTGGAGTTAGCACGGTTGATGAGCGACAACCAGAGCGATTGTGTCGTGATCACGGCAGCAACCACAGAAGAACCAACTCTGATTGGCATGGTTTTTGCAAAAGACGTGATTCAGCTTCGGATTCTGGGGCAAGATCTGGCTCACCTCACAGCTCAAGCCATCATGGGCACACCGTTGCTTTGTTTTCCTCCAGAACAATCGGTTTTGGCGGCTTATTGGGAGATGCAGCAACAGCAGGTACAACGGTTTGTCGTCTCGGAGGATGGCAAGATCCCCCTGGGCATCGTGACACCCACCAGTTTTTTGCAGACCCTCGATCTCAACACGATGCAATCTGTCGAGGCAGAGGTGCAGCAGTCGGTTGAACAGTTTGCACTCACCCGAACTGCACCTGAGTCAGCGATCGCCCCAGCAGCAGTGGCGTTAAGTCCCAGTGATTCAGCCGACCTGCTGGAACAACTGAAATGCAGCCGTCTCTTGTCTACCATGGCGTTGCATATCCGAGAGTCGCTCAATCTCGATGAAATTTTGCAAACAGCAGTCAATGAGGTCCGGCAGTTTCTCCAAACCGATCGGGTTTTGATCTACCAGTTCAACCCCGATATGAGCGGGACAGTAGTCGTAGAATCCCTGGCAGCGGGTTGGCATCCCGCCCTGCACAGCACCATCCAGGACACATGCTTTGGCAAAAATTATGCTCATGCATACAAGGCTGGACGCACACAAGTTGTAGAAGATATTTATGCCGCAGGGCTAACTCAGTGCCACATTGACATTCTGGTGTTGTTTGATATCCGAGCCAGTCTCGTCGTGCCTATCCTCCAAGGGGAGCATTTGTGGGGGTTGCTCTGTGCTTATCATTGCTCTGCACCTCGTCGCTGGCAGTCTTTTGAAGTTGACCTGCTAAAACAACTGGCAATTCATGTGGCGATCGCCATCCAACAATCGGAGCTTTATCAGCAAGCTCAAACTGAATTAAATGAACGTAAACGAGCCGAAGAACAGCTCAAACTCTCCTTGAAGGAAAAAGAATCTCTCCTCAAGGAAATTCATCATCGTGTTAAGAACAACTTGCAAATTATCTCCAGCGTTTTGAGGTTGCAATCAGATTACATTAAGGACGAAAAAATCTTGGCTCTTTTCAATGAAAGCCAACATCGAATTCGTTCAATGGCACTCATTCATGAAAAACTCTACCAATCTAAAGATTTATCTAGCATTCATATGGGCGACTATATTGATGATTTAACTAATAGTTTGCTGCGCTCTTATGGAGCAATGTCACACAACATCTTGCTTCAGGCAGAAGTAGATAATGTTTGGCTTGATATTGATAAAGCGATTCCCTGTGGTTTGATTATTAATGAACTCATTTCTAATGCCTTAAAGCACGCTTTCCCAAATCCGACTGATTCAGAACACCAAAACAATATAATTCGTGTTGATATTCATCAAACAAATGCAGCTCGCTTTCAATTAAAGATTAGCGACAATGGCATCGGTTTACCGAAAGAGATTGACTTTCGTAATACAGAATCGTTAGGTTTAGAGTTAGTTTGTATTTTTACAGAACAATTGGGTGGCGAGATTGAGCTAAATCGTGAACAAGGAACAAGTTTCACAATCACCTTCCCATAG
- a CDS encoding aldo/keto reductase, with product MSLAAYYTLGRSGLRVSRLSLGTMTFGTEWGWGSDEETARQMFNTYVDAGGNFVDTADLYTNGTSEMWTGKFIAERNLRDRIVVATKFTYSSDPSNPNAGGNGRKNIMRALEGSLKRLGTDYIDLYFLHTWDRITPAEEVMRTLDDLVRSGKVRHVGLSDTPAWYAARAQTLAEWRGYEPISSLQLEYSLVERNIEREFIPLGLELGMGIMVWSPLASGLLSGKYRPSEGVLNAEGRLDTLKDSQNPAFQKFSDRNWKIVTELEAVAKELGQSMAQVAVNWTATRPGVGSVIVGATKLSQLEDNLKALDFELPQELSDRLDAVGRPDIQFPYSFFDASHQTMIHGNHSVGVKPSGYYPNVLIQPAS from the coding sequence ATGTCGCTTGCTGCTTACTACACCCTCGGACGATCTGGTTTGCGCGTCAGTCGTCTTTCCCTCGGCACGATGACCTTTGGCACCGAATGGGGGTGGGGTTCCGATGAAGAGACGGCTCGCCAGATGTTCAATACCTACGTGGATGCCGGAGGCAACTTTGTTGATACGGCAGACCTCTACACCAACGGCACAAGCGAGATGTGGACGGGTAAGTTCATTGCAGAACGCAATCTGCGCGATCGCATCGTCGTTGCCACCAAGTTCACCTACAGTTCTGATCCCAGCAATCCAAATGCAGGCGGTAACGGGCGCAAAAATATCATGCGGGCGTTAGAAGGCTCGTTAAAACGGTTAGGAACCGACTACATCGATCTCTACTTTCTCCATACGTGGGATCGCATTACCCCGGCTGAAGAAGTGATGCGAACGCTGGATGATCTGGTGCGATCGGGCAAGGTGCGGCATGTGGGCTTGAGCGATACTCCCGCCTGGTATGCGGCACGGGCACAAACCCTGGCAGAATGGCGCGGCTATGAACCCATCAGTTCCCTGCAACTGGAATATTCGCTGGTGGAACGCAATATCGAGCGAGAATTTATTCCTTTGGGGTTAGAACTGGGCATGGGCATCATGGTGTGGAGTCCCCTGGCGAGTGGCTTACTCAGCGGCAAATATCGCCCCAGTGAAGGCGTGTTGAATGCGGAGGGACGACTGGACACGCTCAAGGATAGCCAGAATCCGGCATTTCAAAAGTTTAGCGATCGCAACTGGAAGATTGTCACCGAGTTGGAAGCCGTTGCCAAAGAACTGGGACAGAGCATGGCGCAGGTTGCGGTCAACTGGACAGCGACACGACCGGGGGTGGGTTCCGTCATCGTGGGTGCGACCAAACTATCGCAGCTTGAAGACAACCTCAAAGCTCTAGATTTTGAGTTGCCCCAAGAACTGAGCGATCGCCTGGATGCAGTGGGTCGTCCAGACATCCAGTTCCCCTACAGCTTCTTTGATGCGAGCCATCAGACGATGATTCACGGCAATCACTCCGTTGGTGTCAAACCGAGTGGATACTATCCCAATGTCCTGATTCAACCTGCGTCATGA